A stretch of Stigmatopora argus isolate UIUO_Sarg chromosome 22, RoL_Sarg_1.0, whole genome shotgun sequence DNA encodes these proteins:
- the LOC144068373 gene encoding tubulin-specific chaperone cofactor E-like protein, translated as MNQSSDEVEARTFVEVVSDKYNTENFPHGQGLGVVVLPSPPGSPVKGHLFLPSVLVLNDYGIKKAGDKSNIATFCAHVVELDLSYNEIRDWAEICTIVSNVPHLDFLNLSMNPLGGATLEPSMADVFARVRRLVLINTQVSWDTVHALTQNTLELAELFLCLNEYRAVSQSGTSCPSLRLLQITDNHLSDWAEVRKFGPMYPSLTELVLANNGVESVVDTRETLQRLFPNLRCINLNNSGLSKWGDIDRLNSFPKLKEVKVMGIPLLQPYATQERRSLLLAHLPNILVLNGSAVTDNDREAAERFLIRFYQDCPEQERPHRYSELVSKYGQLAPLADVDLSPRCTTVEVRWGDRVESVSLGLEQTVAGLKKQLRVRLQLPSNGIRLFYINREMCSVVGPEELKCGSRALHSYRIRDGDEILIMPKVKSRCSSSHL; from the exons ATGAATCAGTCCTCTGATGAAGTGGAGGCCCGCACCTTTGTGGAGGTTGTCAGCGACAAGTACAACACAGAGAACTTCCCCCACGGTCAAGGCCTGGGTGTCGTGGTGCTGCCCTCCCCTCCCGGATCCCCCGTCAAAG GTCACCTGTTCTTGCCCAGCGTGCTGGTTCTGAACGACTATGGAATCAAAAAGGCGGGCGACAAGTCCAACATTGCCACCTTCTGTGCCCACGTGGTCGAACTGGACCTGTCCTACAATGAGATCCGGGACTGGGCCGAG ATATGCACTATCGTTTCCAACGTCCCTCACCTGGACTTCCTCAACCTGAGCATGAACCCGTTGGGCGGCGCCACGCTAGAACCGTCCATGGCCGACGTCTTCGCCCGGGTGCGGCGGCTCGTCCTCATTAACAcgcaagtcagctgggacaccGTTCACGCTCTCACGCAAAACACATTGGA GCTGGCGGAGCTCTTCCTGTGCCTGAACGAATACCGCGCCGTGTCCCAGTCCGGCACGTCCTGCCCGTCCCTGCGCCTGCTGCAGATCACCGACAACCACCTGAGCGACTGGGCGGAGGTGCGCAAGTTCGGGCCGATGTACCCCAGCCTCACCGAACTGGTGCTGGCCAACAACGGCGTCGAGTCCGTGGTGGACACCCGGGAAACGCTGCAACGGCTCTTCCCCAACCTGCGCTGCATCAACCTTAACAACTCAG GACTGAGTAAGTGGGGTGACATCGATAGGTTGAATTCCTTCCCCAAGTTGAAAGAAGTTAAAGTGATGGGGATTCCGCTGTTGCAGCCGTACGCCACACAAGAGCGACGCAGCCTTCTTTTAGCACA CTTGCCTAACATCCTCGTACTGAACGGGAGCGCCGTGACGGACAACGACAGGGAAGCTGCCGAGAGGTTCTTAATCCGTTTTTATCAAGACTGTCCAGAGCAAGAGCGACCGCACAG GTACAGTGAGCTGGTATCCAAGTACGGTCAGCTGGCCCCATTGGCCGACGTGGACCTGAGTCCCCGCTGCACCACAGTGGAGGTCCGATGGGGCGACAGGGTGGAGTCGGTCAGCCTTGGCCTGGAGCAGACGGTGGCCGGCCTGAAGAAGCAGCTGAGGGTGCGTCTTCAGCTGCCGTCCAATGGGATCCGACTTTTCTACATCAACCGGGAAATGTGCTCGGTCGTCGGGCCAGAGGAGTTGAAGTGCGGCTCCCGGGCCCTCCACTCGTACAGAATCCGCGACGGGGACGAGATCCTCATCATGCCCAAGGTGAAAAGCCGCTGCAGCTCCTCTCATCTTTGA
- the plekhb1 gene encoding pleckstrin homology domain-containing family B member 1 → MALMRSGWLWRQTSVLRRWKLNWCDLWVDGSLCFYKSESRRELEHRVNLKFTCLDVRSGLECRGVTAPETNPQENVVVVQFKDSSTMNLCANSEDESVAWKLTMLETRRNAVFTYDPYDDSYHATHLNNYNTLYLTPGLGPGTHHVIVQRDPYDGVIDHLAMGLLAGVAAGAAMRSFFWAPMFFC, encoded by the exons ATGGCGCTCATGAGGTCAGGCTGGCTTTGGAGACAGA CATCTGTGCTGAGGCGCTGGAAGTTGAACTGGTGCGACTTGTGGGTGGACGGCAGTCTTTGCTTCTACAAGAGCGAGAGTCGACGAGAACTGGAGCACCGCGTCAACCTCAAATTTACGTGTTTAGATGTGCGCAGTGGCCTTGAATGTCGAG GGGTGACGGCTCCCGAGACAAACCCCCAGGAGAACGTCGTCGTCGTGCAGTTCAAGGACAGCTCAACCATGAACCTGTGTGCTAACAGCGAGGACGAATCCGT CGCATGGAAACTGACAATGCTGGAAACCAGAAGGAATGCG GTGTTTACGTACGACCCCTATGATGATTCATATCATGCCACACACCTCAACAATTATAACACACTCTACCTGACACCTGGACTGGGACCAG GAACCCATCACGTGATTGTTCAGAGGGACCCCTACGACGGGGTCATTGACCACCTCGCCATGGGTTTACTGGCAGGCGTGGCGGCGGGTGCGGCCATGCGCTCCTTCTTCTGGGCACCCATGTTCTTCTGCTGA
- the sc5d gene encoding lathosterol oxidase, with the protein MDLVLNVADHYVFTPYVYPASWAEDGALRQILSLLVVTNLGAAILYLTLGALSYYFIFDHDLMKHPHFLENQVRREIKYALTSLPWISIPTVALFFAEVRGYSKVYDNVHDSPLGWTGLFLSMISFLLFTDMCIYWIHRFLHHKLIYKLFHKPHHVWKIPTPFASHAFHPVDGFMQGLPYHIYPFLFPLHKVLYLALYVFVNIWTISIHDGDYRVPGGMTAIINGSAHHTDHHLFFDYNYGQYFTLWDRIGGSYRYPSALMGKGPHDLIRRLRSEGKLDNSKANGQRGVMCKEE; encoded by the exons ATGGATCTTGTGTTGAATGTGGCTGACCACTACGTGTTCACACCCTACGTGTACCCGGCGTCGTGGGCCGAGGATGGCGCCTTGCGGCAGATCCTCAGCCTGCTGGTAGTCACCAACCTCGGTGCCGCGATCCTCTACCTGACCCTGGGAGCCCTCAGCTACTACTTTATCTTTGACCATGACCTTATGAAACATCCCCACTTCTTAGAG AATCAGGTTCGGCGGGAGATCAAATACGCACTGACCTCTCTGCCGTGGATCAGCATTCCAACGGTCGCCTTGTTCTTCGCCGAAGTTCGAGGTTACAGCAAAGTTTACGACAACGTCCACGACTCTCCATTGG GGTGGACGGGGCTCTTCCTGAGTATGATATCATTTCTCCTTTTCACCGACATGTGCATTTATTGGATTCATCGATTCCTACATCACAAGCTTATTTATAAG CTCTTTCACAAACCGCATCACGTGTGGAAGATTCCCACTCCGTTTGCCAGCCACGCCTTCCACCCGGTGGACGGCTTCATGCAGGGGCTCCCGTACCACATATACCCCTTCCTCTTCCCACTCCATAAGGTGCTCTACTTAGCCTTGTACGTCTTCGTCAACATCTGGACCATTTCCATCCACGACGGCGACTACCGCGTGCCCGGTGGCATGACGGCCATCATCAATGGCTCGGCGCACCACACAGACCACCACCTGTTCTTCGACTACAATTACGGCCAGTATTTTACACTTTGGGATCGCATCGGGGGCTCTTACCGCTACCCGTCGGCTTTGATGGGCAAAGGTCCTCATGACCTGATCCGCAGGCTTCGTTCGGAGGGAAAGTTAGACAACAGTAAAGCAAACGGACAGAGAGGAGTCATGTGTAAAGAAGAGTAG
- the LOC144068370 gene encoding uncharacterized protein LOC144068370 isoform X1 — protein MAMKMDATKDNYSLKQNVQLLQYQTEKFRQLWTKGSDCFEELKHYYIQLNEEWQAQWLNREESIASYLRHLELDYIKLLEEYAKLYNTRQANERILLKTNGDLHKCNLDLKKYHIHLNEVWQTRWIKREKSIASQVRYLEADNRILVMEKAELLHRMKANEKMLMKTKAELYKSNLELEKLKASKENLSSEISGKEVRWKREKDRLLQERQDFLDNVKQFENLIMRVELAVRTMEEWMRLKQAEGAARDGVDESIKEREESKEGGDRKLEEGDNIQGETTSEEETQEVNEDDEEKDESDWEIAVQGEEEEEMEEEESGEEDDESVELEEESAVEEEESDEEEENYEREESNEEDEGQWEDCDDVEWEDCDDEEDDQGDEAEEWEDNDREEGDEDDRDEGDEDDREEGDEGDPEEVGEEEEEKGQDGPQEEKQEDDQNMVEKPDEENVGEDTAPGEQEVTESDSQGKEGKEGATTEEVGPTEEESPQGDASAPVEEEEKAVEDVPDSEQESVTKEEGGEESAEAGEGEEKESDEKAAEKQSEEGEKESAKEEGESATEEMTNEKTQGEESSSPEVQQSEAGEEAEGSVKVEEQEGIAEEKESDGREGSEEETVPPDAKESEGGEKDIVKEEEGESLAGESEKEVVEDGRPEVEEPKEGESAKESDQKEEAAQKSVEEDAESVAEGKADAGPEEAKPAPKEEVKEEAKQESVVEERASDKVEGESATTEAGIDIEREGSDPKEEREMEEGAQRGAEEGPTEYSTSDPGVKECAVEERSDVTEDEKKVVESVVAQEKTERRPTYFEKMISRLSETEKHERRERVRREVERIEEEKTEWARREEEKKEEKRRRKELRKEQEARDREES, from the exons ATGGCAATGAAAATGGATGCCACCAAGGACAATTATTCTTTAAAGCAAAATGTGCAACTCCTACAGTATCAGACCGAGAAGTTTAGACAGTTGTGGACAAAAGGGAGCGATTGTTTCGAAGAGCTTAAGCACTACTACATCCAGCTCAATGAAGAGTGGCAAGCCCAATGGCTGAACAGGGAAGAGAGCATAGCGTCCTACCTGAGGCACCTAGAGTTGGATTACATTAAATTGTTAGAGGAATATGCCAAACTGTACAACACGCGACAGGCCAACGAGAGGATTTTACTGAAAACCAACGGCGACTTGCACAAGTGTAATTTAGATCTCAAGAAATACCACATCCATCTCAACGAAGTGTGGCAAACCCGCTGGATCAAACGGGAGAAAAGCATCGCTTCCCAAGTGCGATATCTGGAGGCGGACAATAGAATACTGGTGATGGAAAAAGCGGAGCTGCTCCACCGGATGAAGGCCAACGAGAAAATGCTCATGAAAACCAAGGCCGAGCTATACAAAAGCAATTTGGAGCTTGAGAAATTAAAAGCTTCCAAAGAGAACCTTTCGTCTGAAATCTCGGGAAAGGAAGTGAGGTGGAAACGGGAAAAAGACCGACTGCTTCAAGAACGACAGGATTTCCTGGACAATGTCAAGCAGTTTGAGAACCTCATCATGCGTGTG gagctTGCCGTCCGAACAATGGAGGAATGGATGCGGCTGAAACAGGCCGAGGGCGCAGCACGCGACGGAGTGGACGAGTCCATCAAGGAGCGGGAGGAATCGAAAGAAGGAGGTGATCGCAAGCTGGAAGAGGGAGACAACATCCAGGGCGAGACCACTTCCGAAGAGGAAACGCAGGAGGTCAACGAGGACGACGAGGAGAAAGACGAAAGCGATTGGGAGATAGCCGTGCagggagaggaagaggaggagatggaggaggaggagagtggTGAGGAAGATGACGAAAGTGTCGAGCTGGAGGAGGAGAGTGCCGTGGAGGAGGAAGAGAGTGACGAGGAGGAAGAGAACTACGAGAGAGAAGAAAGCAACGAGGAAGATGAGGGCCAGTGGGAAGACTGCGACGATGTCGAGTGGGAGGACTGCGACGATGAAGAGGATGACCAAGGGGACGAGGCAGAGGAATGGGAAGACAATGATCGGGAGGAAGGGGACGAGGATGACCGCGATGAAGGGGACGAGGACGACCGGGAGGAAGGCGACGAGGGTGACCCGGAAGAAGttggggaggaagaggaggaaaaaggACAAGATGGTCCCCAGGAGGAAAAGCAGGAAGATGATCAAAACATGGTTGAAAAACCAGATGAAGAGAATGTTGGAGAAGATACGGCTCCCGGGGAGCAGGAAGTCACAGAAAGTGACAGCCAGGGAAAGGAGGGCAAAGAGGGAGCCACAACGGAAGAGGTCGGCCCAACGGAGGAAGAGAGTCCCCAGGGGGACGCTAGTGCTCCtgtggaagaggaggagaaagcAGTAGAAGATGTCCCTGACAGTGAACAAGAAAGTGTTACCAAGGAGGAGGGTGGCGAAGAGAGTGCCGAAGCAGGGGAGGGTGAGGAGAAAGAAAGTGACGAGAAGGCGGCGGAAAAACAGAGCGAGGAGGGTGAGAAAGAGAGTGCAAAGGAAGAGGGGGAGAGTGCGACTGAGGAGATGACAAACGAGAAGACCCAAGGAGAGGAGAGTTCCAGTCCCGAAGTCCAACAGAGTGAGGCAGGCGAGGAGGCAGAAGGGAGTGTCAAGGTAGAAGAACAAGAAGGCATTGCAGAGGAGAAAGAGAGTGATGGGAGGGAGGGGAGTGAAGAAGAGACTGTTCCTCCAGATGCTAAAGAGAGCGAGGGAGGCGAAAAAGACATTGTCAAGGAAGAGGAGGGAGAAAGTCTCGCGGGGGAGAGCGAAAAGGAGGTGGTGGAGGATGGCCGTCCTGAGGTGGAAGAGCCAAAGGAGGGGGAGAGTGCCAAAGAGAGTGACCAAAAGGAGGAGGCGGCACAAAAGAGCGTCGAAGAGGATGCTGAGAGTGTTGCGGAGGGTAAAGCCGACGCTGGCCCCGAGGAGGCCAAGCCGGCCCCGAAGGAGGAGGTGAAGGAGGAGGCGAAGCAGGAGAGTGTCGTtgaagagagagcgagtgacAAGGTGGAGGGAGAGAGCGCTACGACGGAAGCCGGCATTGATATCGAGAGGGAAGGGAGTGACCCCAAGGAGGAAAGGGAGATGGAAGAGGGTGCCCAAAGAGGTGCGGAAGAGGGCCCTACTGAGTACTCAACAAGTGATCCGGGGGTAAAAGAATGCGCGGTGGAAGAGAGGAGTGACGTGACGGAAGATGAGAAAAAGGTGGTGGAAAGTGTGGTGGCGCAAGAGAAAACGGAGAGGCGGCCaacttactttgaaaaaatgatCAGCCGCCTCTCCGAGACAGAAAAGCACGAGAGGCGGGAGCGGGTGAGACGAGAGGTGGAGCGCATAGAAGAGGAGAAGACAGAGTGGGCCAGGAGGGAAGAGGAGAAGAAAGaggagaagaggaggagaaaagaACTCAGGAAAGAACAGGAGGCCAGAGACAGGGAGGAAAGTTGA
- the LOC144068370 gene encoding uncharacterized protein LOC144068370 isoform X2 — MQQGKELAVRTMEEWMRLKQAEGAARDGVDESIKEREESKEGGDRKLEEGDNIQGETTSEEETQEVNEDDEEKDESDWEIAVQGEEEEEMEEEESGEEDDESVELEEESAVEEEESDEEEENYEREESNEEDEGQWEDCDDVEWEDCDDEEDDQGDEAEEWEDNDREEGDEDDRDEGDEDDREEGDEGDPEEVGEEEEEKGQDGPQEEKQEDDQNMVEKPDEENVGEDTAPGEQEVTESDSQGKEGKEGATTEEVGPTEEESPQGDASAPVEEEEKAVEDVPDSEQESVTKEEGGEESAEAGEGEEKESDEKAAEKQSEEGEKESAKEEGESATEEMTNEKTQGEESSSPEVQQSEAGEEAEGSVKVEEQEGIAEEKESDGREGSEEETVPPDAKESEGGEKDIVKEEEGESLAGESEKEVVEDGRPEVEEPKEGESAKESDQKEEAAQKSVEEDAESVAEGKADAGPEEAKPAPKEEVKEEAKQESVVEERASDKVEGESATTEAGIDIEREGSDPKEEREMEEGAQRGAEEGPTEYSTSDPGVKECAVEERSDVTEDEKKVVESVVAQEKTERRPTYFEKMISRLSETEKHERRERVRREVERIEEEKTEWARREEEKKEEKRRRKELRKEQEARDREES; from the exons ATGCAACAAGGCAAG gagctTGCCGTCCGAACAATGGAGGAATGGATGCGGCTGAAACAGGCCGAGGGCGCAGCACGCGACGGAGTGGACGAGTCCATCAAGGAGCGGGAGGAATCGAAAGAAGGAGGTGATCGCAAGCTGGAAGAGGGAGACAACATCCAGGGCGAGACCACTTCCGAAGAGGAAACGCAGGAGGTCAACGAGGACGACGAGGAGAAAGACGAAAGCGATTGGGAGATAGCCGTGCagggagaggaagaggaggagatggaggaggaggagagtggTGAGGAAGATGACGAAAGTGTCGAGCTGGAGGAGGAGAGTGCCGTGGAGGAGGAAGAGAGTGACGAGGAGGAAGAGAACTACGAGAGAGAAGAAAGCAACGAGGAAGATGAGGGCCAGTGGGAAGACTGCGACGATGTCGAGTGGGAGGACTGCGACGATGAAGAGGATGACCAAGGGGACGAGGCAGAGGAATGGGAAGACAATGATCGGGAGGAAGGGGACGAGGATGACCGCGATGAAGGGGACGAGGACGACCGGGAGGAAGGCGACGAGGGTGACCCGGAAGAAGttggggaggaagaggaggaaaaaggACAAGATGGTCCCCAGGAGGAAAAGCAGGAAGATGATCAAAACATGGTTGAAAAACCAGATGAAGAGAATGTTGGAGAAGATACGGCTCCCGGGGAGCAGGAAGTCACAGAAAGTGACAGCCAGGGAAAGGAGGGCAAAGAGGGAGCCACAACGGAAGAGGTCGGCCCAACGGAGGAAGAGAGTCCCCAGGGGGACGCTAGTGCTCCtgtggaagaggaggagaaagcAGTAGAAGATGTCCCTGACAGTGAACAAGAAAGTGTTACCAAGGAGGAGGGTGGCGAAGAGAGTGCCGAAGCAGGGGAGGGTGAGGAGAAAGAAAGTGACGAGAAGGCGGCGGAAAAACAGAGCGAGGAGGGTGAGAAAGAGAGTGCAAAGGAAGAGGGGGAGAGTGCGACTGAGGAGATGACAAACGAGAAGACCCAAGGAGAGGAGAGTTCCAGTCCCGAAGTCCAACAGAGTGAGGCAGGCGAGGAGGCAGAAGGGAGTGTCAAGGTAGAAGAACAAGAAGGCATTGCAGAGGAGAAAGAGAGTGATGGGAGGGAGGGGAGTGAAGAAGAGACTGTTCCTCCAGATGCTAAAGAGAGCGAGGGAGGCGAAAAAGACATTGTCAAGGAAGAGGAGGGAGAAAGTCTCGCGGGGGAGAGCGAAAAGGAGGTGGTGGAGGATGGCCGTCCTGAGGTGGAAGAGCCAAAGGAGGGGGAGAGTGCCAAAGAGAGTGACCAAAAGGAGGAGGCGGCACAAAAGAGCGTCGAAGAGGATGCTGAGAGTGTTGCGGAGGGTAAAGCCGACGCTGGCCCCGAGGAGGCCAAGCCGGCCCCGAAGGAGGAGGTGAAGGAGGAGGCGAAGCAGGAGAGTGTCGTtgaagagagagcgagtgacAAGGTGGAGGGAGAGAGCGCTACGACGGAAGCCGGCATTGATATCGAGAGGGAAGGGAGTGACCCCAAGGAGGAAAGGGAGATGGAAGAGGGTGCCCAAAGAGGTGCGGAAGAGGGCCCTACTGAGTACTCAACAAGTGATCCGGGGGTAAAAGAATGCGCGGTGGAAGAGAGGAGTGACGTGACGGAAGATGAGAAAAAGGTGGTGGAAAGTGTGGTGGCGCAAGAGAAAACGGAGAGGCGGCCaacttactttgaaaaaatgatCAGCCGCCTCTCCGAGACAGAAAAGCACGAGAGGCGGGAGCGGGTGAGACGAGAGGTGGAGCGCATAGAAGAGGAGAAGACAGAGTGGGCCAGGAGGGAAGAGGAGAAGAAAGaggagaagaggaggagaaaagaACTCAGGAAAGAACAGGAGGCCAGAGACAGGGAGGAAAGTTGA